The following proteins are co-located in the Streptomyces bottropensis ATCC 25435 genome:
- a CDS encoding proline--tRNA ligase yields MANPPVQRMSQLMAKTLRDDPADAEVLSHKLLVRAGYVRRTAAGVWTWLPLGKKVLANVERIVREEMDAIGAQEVLLPALLPKEPYEATGRWDEYGPELFRLKDRKGGDYLLGPTHEEIFTLIVKDQASSYKDLPVILYQIQTKFRDEARPRAGILRGREFLMKDSYSFDTEDEGLARSYALHRQAYQKVFERLGLDYRICAATAGAMGGSKSEEFLAPAGAGEDTFADCPACDFAANTEAITFELKPVDAEGVAALEEIPTPDTPTIETLAAHLGVEASATLKNLLVKVDGEIVAVGVPGDREVDMGKVEAHFAPAVVEMVTEADFAGRPDLVRGYVGPQGLGEKVTYIADPRVAPGTAWITGANKPGTHAKNVVAGRDFEVGAYVDVVVVQEGDPCPNCGTGLKLDRAIEIGHIFQLGRKYADALKLDVLGQQGKPVRVTMGSYGIGVSRAVAALAEQSADDKGLCWPAEVAPADVHVVAAGKALQTELALDVSEKLRAAGLRVLVDDRAGVSPGVKFTDSELIGVPKILVAGRRSAEGVLELKDRRTGEREELTVDEAIARLTAA; encoded by the coding sequence ATGGCGAACCCACCGGTCCAGCGCATGTCCCAGTTGATGGCGAAGACGCTGCGCGACGACCCGGCGGACGCCGAGGTGCTCAGCCACAAGCTCCTCGTCCGCGCCGGATACGTCCGCCGCACGGCGGCCGGCGTGTGGACCTGGCTGCCGCTCGGCAAGAAGGTGCTCGCCAACGTGGAGCGCATCGTCCGCGAGGAGATGGACGCGATCGGCGCCCAGGAGGTCCTGCTCCCCGCCCTGCTGCCGAAGGAGCCCTACGAGGCGACCGGCCGCTGGGACGAGTACGGCCCCGAGCTGTTCCGTCTCAAGGACCGCAAGGGTGGCGACTACCTCCTCGGCCCCACCCACGAGGAGATCTTCACGCTGATCGTGAAGGACCAGGCGTCCTCCTACAAGGACCTGCCGGTGATCCTCTACCAGATCCAGACGAAGTTCCGCGACGAGGCCCGCCCCCGTGCCGGCATCCTGCGCGGCCGTGAGTTCCTGATGAAGGACTCGTACTCCTTCGACACCGAGGACGAGGGCCTCGCCCGGTCGTACGCCCTGCACCGCCAGGCGTACCAGAAGGTGTTCGAGCGTCTGGGTCTCGACTACCGCATCTGCGCCGCCACGGCGGGCGCGATGGGCGGCTCCAAGTCGGAGGAGTTCCTGGCCCCGGCAGGAGCCGGCGAGGACACCTTCGCGGACTGCCCCGCCTGCGACTTCGCCGCCAACACCGAGGCGATCACGTTCGAGCTGAAGCCGGTGGACGCCGAGGGCGTGGCCGCCCTCGAAGAGATCCCGACGCCCGACACCCCGACCATCGAGACCCTCGCCGCCCACCTGGGCGTCGAGGCCTCCGCCACCCTCAAGAACCTCCTCGTGAAGGTCGACGGCGAGATCGTCGCCGTCGGTGTCCCCGGCGACCGCGAGGTCGACATGGGCAAGGTCGAGGCGCACTTCGCCCCGGCGGTCGTCGAGATGGTCACCGAGGCGGACTTCGCGGGCCGCCCCGACCTGGTCCGCGGCTACGTCGGCCCGCAGGGCCTCGGCGAGAAGGTCACCTACATCGCCGACCCGCGCGTCGCGCCGGGCACCGCCTGGATCACCGGCGCCAACAAGCCGGGCACCCACGCGAAGAACGTCGTCGCGGGCCGTGACTTCGAGGTCGGCGCGTACGTCGACGTCGTGGTCGTCCAGGAGGGCGACCCCTGCCCGAACTGCGGCACCGGCCTCAAGCTGGACCGCGCCATCGAGATCGGCCACATCTTCCAGCTGGGCCGCAAGTACGCCGACGCCCTCAAGCTCGACGTCCTCGGTCAGCAGGGCAAGCCCGTCCGGGTCACCATGGGCTCGTACGGCATCGGCGTCTCCCGCGCGGTCGCCGCCCTCGCCGAGCAGTCCGCCGACGACAAGGGCCTGTGCTGGCCCGCCGAGGTCGCTCCGGCCGACGTCCACGTGGTCGCCGCGGGCAAGGCCCTCCAGACCGAACTGGCCCTCGACGTCTCCGAGAAGCTGCGGGCCGCCGGCCTCCGCGTCCTGGTCGACGACCGGGCCGGTGTCTCCCCGGGTGTGAAGTTCACCGACTCCGAGCTGATCGGTGTGCCGAAGATCCTGGTCGCCGGCCGCCGCTCCGCCGAGGGCGTCCTGGAGCTGAAGGACCGCCGCACCGGTGAGCGCGAGGAGCTGACGGTCGACGAGGCGATCGCCCGCCTGACCGCCGCCTAG
- a CDS encoding ferritin-like domain-containing protein, with protein sequence MSDGELKAVQAALGAEHAAVYGYGVVGGKIGEARQSEARKDYDAHRARRDQLIRAVRDLGGEPAVAAAGYALPFQVTDSGSAERLAAELEERVAGVYSDLVRASEGDRRSAAAEALREAAVRAVRWRGASVAFPGLAERTAAAGPSAAPHS encoded by the coding sequence GTGAGCGACGGGGAGCTGAAGGCGGTCCAGGCGGCGCTCGGGGCCGAGCACGCGGCGGTGTACGGGTACGGCGTCGTCGGCGGGAAGATCGGTGAGGCGCGGCAGAGCGAGGCGCGGAAGGACTACGACGCGCACCGGGCCCGCCGGGACCAGCTCATCCGGGCGGTGCGGGACCTGGGCGGCGAGCCCGCCGTGGCGGCGGCCGGATACGCGCTGCCCTTCCAGGTGACCGATTCCGGCTCCGCCGAACGGCTCGCCGCCGAGCTGGAGGAGCGGGTGGCCGGTGTGTACTCCGACCTCGTGCGGGCATCCGAGGGTGACCGGCGGAGCGCCGCAGCCGAGGCACTGCGGGAAGCGGCGGTGCGGGCGGTGCGGTGGCGGGGCGCGAGCGTAGCCTTCCCTGGTCTGGCCGAGCGGACGGCCGCCGCGGGTCCGTCGGCCGCACCGCACTCCTGA
- a CDS encoding GNAT family N-acetyltransferase, whose translation MLTQTTTRVLEPSDLDAALAVLNRDPVANAFVTSRVQVAGLDPWRLGGEMWGWYEDGALTSLCYAGANLVPICATPRAVRAFADRARRAGRRCSSVVGPVEPTAQLWRLLEPSWGPAREVRSHQPLMVTDRLPDPADVVPDPYVRRIRKDEMDAIMPACVAMFTEEVGVSPLAGDGGLLYQARVAELVGSGRSFARLAPDGRVLFKAEIGAATPRACQIQGVWVAPEFRGQGLAAPGMAAVLRYALADVAPLVSLYVNDFNTAARRTYQRVGFQEVGAFMSVLF comes from the coding sequence GTGTTGACCCAGACCACCACCAGGGTCCTCGAACCGAGTGACCTGGACGCCGCACTCGCCGTCCTGAACCGAGACCCCGTCGCGAACGCCTTCGTGACGTCCCGCGTCCAGGTCGCCGGCCTGGATCCCTGGCGGCTCGGCGGCGAGATGTGGGGCTGGTACGAGGACGGTGCCCTCACCTCCCTCTGCTACGCCGGTGCCAACCTCGTTCCCATCTGCGCCACCCCCCGCGCCGTGCGCGCCTTCGCCGACCGCGCCCGCCGGGCCGGGCGCCGCTGCTCCTCGGTCGTCGGCCCCGTCGAACCCACCGCCCAGCTCTGGCGGTTGCTCGAACCCAGCTGGGGCCCGGCCCGCGAGGTCCGCTCCCACCAGCCCCTGATGGTCACCGACCGGCTCCCCGACCCCGCCGACGTCGTCCCCGACCCGTACGTCCGCCGCATCCGCAAGGACGAGATGGACGCGATCATGCCGGCGTGCGTCGCGATGTTCACCGAGGAGGTCGGCGTCTCCCCGCTGGCCGGCGACGGCGGCCTCCTCTACCAGGCGCGGGTCGCCGAACTCGTGGGCTCCGGCCGCTCCTTCGCGCGCCTCGCCCCCGACGGCCGCGTCCTGTTCAAGGCCGAGATCGGCGCGGCGACGCCCCGCGCCTGCCAGATCCAGGGTGTCTGGGTGGCCCCCGAGTTCCGCGGCCAGGGCCTGGCCGCCCCCGGCATGGCAGCGGTCCTCCGCTACGCCCTGGCCGACGTCGCCCCCCTGGTCAGTCTGTACGTCAACGACTTCAACACGGCGGCGCGGCGCACGTACCAGCGGGTGGGCTTCCAAGAGGTCGGCGCGTTCATGAGCGTCCTGTTCTGA
- a CDS encoding acyl-CoA dehydrogenase family protein: protein MSAPPLKKPVVTEREARQVAEAAREQAWRKPSFAKELFLGRFRLDLIHPHPLPTDEAVRRGEQFLAKLRAFCETKVDGALIEREARIPDEVIDGLKELGALGMKIDPKYGGLGLTQVYYNKALALVGSASPAIGVLLSAHQSIGVPQPLKLFGTPEQKEKFLPRCARTDISAFLLTEPDVGSDPARLATTAVPDGDDYLLDGVKLWTTNGVVADLLVVMARVPKSDGHKGGITAFVVETDSPGVTVENRNAFMGLRGIENGVTRLHQVRVPAAHRIGPEGAGLKIALTTLNTGRLSLPASCVAAGKWCLKIAREWSAAREQWGKPVAHHEAVGQKISFIAATTFALEAVLDLSSQMADEDRNDIRIEGALAKLFASEMGWKIADELVQIRGGRGFETADSLRARGERAVPAEQILRDLRINRIFEGSTEIMHLLIAREAVDAHLTVAGDLIDPEKSLSDKAKAGANAGVFYAKWLPKLVAGPGQLPRTYGDFHPAGHPDLSTHLRYVERNARKLARSTFYAMSRWQGRMETKQGFLGRIVDIGAELFAMSAAVVRAELLRGQGDHGREAYQLADVFCRQSRIRVEELFGRLWSNTDDLDRKVVKGVLGGAYEWLEQGVIDPSGEGPWIADATAGPSEKENVHRRIR, encoded by the coding sequence ATGTCCGCCCCACCCCTCAAGAAGCCCGTCGTCACAGAACGTGAGGCCCGCCAGGTGGCGGAGGCCGCCCGGGAGCAGGCCTGGCGCAAGCCCAGCTTCGCCAAGGAACTGTTCCTCGGCCGGTTCCGCCTCGACCTCATCCACCCCCATCCGCTGCCCACGGACGAGGCCGTCCGGCGCGGCGAGCAGTTCCTGGCCAAGCTCCGCGCCTTCTGCGAGACGAAGGTCGACGGCGCCCTGATCGAGCGCGAGGCCCGGATCCCCGACGAGGTCATCGACGGCCTCAAGGAACTCGGCGCCCTCGGCATGAAGATCGACCCCAAGTACGGCGGTCTCGGCCTCACCCAGGTGTACTACAACAAGGCGCTGGCCCTGGTGGGCTCGGCCAGCCCGGCCATCGGCGTCCTGCTCTCGGCGCATCAGTCGATCGGCGTACCGCAGCCGCTGAAGCTGTTCGGCACCCCCGAACAGAAGGAGAAGTTCCTGCCGCGCTGCGCCCGCACCGACATCAGCGCCTTCCTCCTCACCGAGCCGGACGTCGGCTCCGACCCGGCCCGCCTCGCCACCACCGCGGTGCCCGACGGGGACGACTACCTCCTCGACGGCGTGAAGCTCTGGACGACGAACGGCGTGGTCGCCGACCTCCTCGTCGTCATGGCGCGGGTGCCGAAGTCCGACGGACACAAGGGCGGTATCACCGCCTTCGTGGTGGAGACCGACTCGCCCGGCGTCACCGTCGAGAACCGCAACGCCTTCATGGGTCTGCGCGGCATCGAGAACGGCGTCACCCGTCTGCACCAGGTCCGGGTTCCCGCGGCCCACCGCATCGGCCCCGAGGGCGCCGGCCTGAAGATCGCGCTCACCACCCTCAACACCGGCCGGCTCTCGCTCCCGGCGTCCTGCGTGGCCGCGGGCAAGTGGTGTCTGAAGATCGCCCGCGAATGGTCGGCGGCCCGTGAGCAGTGGGGCAAGCCGGTCGCCCACCACGAGGCGGTCGGGCAGAAGATCTCCTTCATCGCCGCCACCACCTTCGCCCTCGAAGCGGTGCTGGACCTCTCCTCGCAGATGGCCGACGAGGACCGCAACGACATCCGTATCGAGGGCGCCCTCGCGAAACTCTTCGCCTCCGAGATGGGCTGGAAGATCGCCGACGAGCTGGTCCAGATCCGCGGCGGCCGGGGCTTCGAGACCGCCGACTCCCTCCGGGCGCGCGGCGAACGGGCCGTCCCCGCCGAGCAGATCCTGCGCGACCTGCGCATCAACCGGATCTTCGAGGGCTCCACGGAGATCATGCACCTGCTGATCGCCCGCGAGGCCGTCGACGCCCACCTCACCGTGGCCGGCGACCTGATCGATCCGGAGAAGTCCCTCTCCGACAAGGCGAAGGCCGGCGCGAACGCGGGCGTCTTCTACGCCAAGTGGCTGCCCAAGCTGGTCGCGGGTCCGGGTCAACTCCCGCGCACGTACGGCGACTTCCATCCCGCGGGCCACCCCGACCTCTCCACGCACCTGCGTTACGTCGAACGCAACGCCCGCAAGCTCGCCCGCTCCACCTTCTACGCCATGTCCCGCTGGCAGGGCCGGATGGAGACCAAGCAGGGCTTCCTGGGCCGGATCGTCGACATCGGCGCGGAACTCTTCGCCATGAGCGCGGCCGTCGTCCGCGCCGAACTGCTCCGCGGCCAGGGCGACCACGGCCGTGAGGCCTACCAGCTCGCCGACGTCTTCTGCCGCCAGTCCCGCATCCGCGTCGAGGAACTCTTCGGCCGCCTGTGGAGCAACACCGACGACCTCGACCGCAAGGTGGTCAAGGGCGTCCTCGGCGGTGCCTACGAGTGGCTGGAGCAGGGCGTGATCGACCCCTCCGGCGAGGGCCCCTGGATCGCGGACGCGACTGCGGGCCCGAGCGAGAAGGAGAACGTCCACCGTCGCATCCGCTGA
- a CDS encoding GNAT family N-acetyltransferase gives MDLVIGPLDLSAHVDEALAVQAIAFGLGPEEVAVRRQIVLRHMTYPGARALGVTTAGRLVGFVYGMPNDRAHWWSTVVEPYLRAVHHDHWLDDSFVITELHVHPRHQNRGVGRALITTITDSAAEPRSILSAIDVDSPARGLYHSLGYTDLARQVVFPSAPKPYAVMGAPLPLRRR, from the coding sequence ATGGACCTCGTCATCGGCCCCTTGGACCTCTCCGCCCACGTAGACGAGGCACTGGCCGTCCAAGCGATCGCCTTCGGGCTAGGCCCCGAGGAGGTGGCGGTCCGCCGCCAGATCGTCCTGCGCCACATGACGTACCCCGGCGCCCGTGCCCTCGGCGTCACCACCGCCGGACGGCTCGTCGGCTTCGTCTACGGCATGCCCAACGACCGCGCCCACTGGTGGTCCACCGTCGTCGAGCCCTACCTCCGCGCCGTCCACCACGACCACTGGCTCGACGACTCGTTCGTGATCACCGAACTGCATGTGCACCCCCGCCACCAGAATCGAGGCGTCGGCCGGGCCCTCATCACGACCATCACCGACAGCGCGGCCGAACCCCGCTCGATCCTCTCCGCGATCGACGTCGACAGCCCGGCCCGCGGCCTCTACCACTCCCTCGGCTACACCGACCTCGCCCGCCAGGTCGTCTTCCCCAGCGCCCCCAAGCCGTACGCGGTGATGGGCGCCCCCCTGCCCCTGCGCCGCAGGTAG
- a CDS encoding lamin tail domain-containing protein, producing MRKRIRAAVPALAGAVALTGTLLSSPAEAAGSVVIHRVYFDSPGKDTRTNAQYNAEWVQIKNTSSSAISLKGWVLKDLDNHKYTFPNIKIGAKKYIKIRTGSGTDTTATKYQNRKAYVWNNTSDTAKLLKASGAKADSCSWTTRDAGDKYC from the coding sequence ATGCGCAAGCGCATACGCGCCGCCGTGCCCGCGCTCGCCGGAGCGGTGGCCCTGACCGGCACCCTGCTGAGCAGCCCGGCGGAGGCCGCCGGGAGTGTGGTCATCCACCGCGTGTACTTCGACAGCCCGGGCAAGGACACGCGGACCAACGCGCAGTACAACGCCGAGTGGGTGCAGATCAAGAACACGAGCTCGTCGGCGATCTCGCTGAAGGGCTGGGTGCTGAAGGACCTCGACAACCACAAGTACACGTTCCCGAACATCAAGATCGGGGCGAAGAAGTACATCAAGATCCGCACCGGGTCGGGTACGGACACCACCGCGACCAAGTACCAGAACCGCAAGGCCTATGTCTGGAACAACACCAGCGACACGGCGAAGCTGCTGAAGGCGAGCGGGGCGAAGGCGGACTCCTGCTCGTGGACCACGCGCGACGCCGGCGACAAGTACTGCTAG
- a CDS encoding aminoglycoside phosphotransferase family protein → MARRAFEDFEPPQRLVRALAETRRPDGGDGIGAWLENLPEMLQQAVDLRELTVERVQAPGGRSSLVVLVRLIDGTPAVLKVAPERARPKSERAALAHWDGRGAVRLLDPGDGHGLLLLERLRPDLSVRSLPEAKALLEAAATLRRLWVEPPGAHVFETVAGRTGRQAELMRSGSAGDGETGALVDAALTVRAELLADAPEERLLHGTFRQSKVLAGERLPWLAVGPDPVVGECAFDLARLVRDRVEDLIASPSGAAITRRRVRKLAESLDVDQERLRGWTLFRAVESGVRALRVGRPRDAELLLEFAGWL, encoded by the coding sequence ATGGCGCGCAGGGCTTTCGAGGACTTCGAACCGCCGCAGCGGCTGGTGCGAGCGCTGGCCGAGACCCGGCGGCCGGACGGCGGCGACGGGATCGGCGCATGGCTGGAAAACCTCCCCGAGATGCTGCAACAGGCCGTCGATCTACGCGAGTTGACCGTCGAGCGGGTGCAGGCTCCCGGTGGCCGCAGCAGTCTCGTGGTCCTCGTACGGCTGATCGACGGCACCCCCGCCGTGCTCAAGGTGGCGCCCGAGCGGGCCCGGCCCAAGAGCGAGCGGGCGGCCCTCGCGCACTGGGACGGGCGGGGCGCGGTGCGGTTGCTCGACCCCGGGGACGGGCACGGTCTGCTGCTGCTGGAGCGGCTGCGTCCCGATCTGTCGGTGCGGTCGCTGCCCGAGGCGAAGGCGTTGCTGGAGGCGGCGGCGACCTTGCGGCGGCTGTGGGTCGAGCCGCCCGGGGCGCATGTCTTCGAGACCGTGGCGGGGCGGACGGGGCGGCAGGCCGAGCTGATGCGATCCGGCTCCGCCGGTGACGGGGAGACCGGCGCCCTGGTCGACGCGGCCCTCACCGTGCGGGCGGAGTTGCTCGCGGACGCGCCCGAGGAGCGGTTGCTGCACGGGACGTTCCGGCAGAGCAAGGTGCTGGCCGGGGAGCGGTTGCCGTGGCTGGCGGTGGGGCCGGACCCGGTGGTGGGTGAGTGTGCCTTCGATCTCGCCCGCCTGGTGCGGGATCGGGTGGAGGATCTGATCGCGTCGCCGTCGGGGGCGGCGATCACGCGGCGGCGGGTCAGGAAACTGGCCGAGTCGTTGGACGTGGATCAGGAGCGGCTGCGGGGGTGGACGCTGTTCCGGGCCGTGGAGTCCGGGGTACGGGCGCTGCGCGTGGGGCGGCCGAGGGACGCGGAGTTGCTGCTCGAGTTCGCCGGGTGGCTCTGA
- the ispG gene encoding flavodoxin-dependent (E)-4-hydroxy-3-methylbut-2-enyl-diphosphate synthase, with the protein MPSVPTKLAERRKSRQIQVGSVAVGGDAPVSVQSMTTTRTSDIGATLQQIAELTASGCQIVRVACPTQDDADALPVIARKSQIPVIADIHFQPKYVFAAIEAGCAAVRVNPGNIKQFDDKVKEIAQAANDHGTPIRIGVNAGSLDRRLLQKYGKATPEALVESALWEASLFEEHGFRDIKISVKHNDPVVMVNAYRQLAAQCDYPLHLGVTEAGPAFQGTIKSAVAFGALLSEGIGDTIRVSLSAPPVEEIKVGNQILESLNLKPRRLEIVSCPSCGRAQVDVYKLAEEVTAGLTGMEVPLRVAVMGCVVNGPGEAREADLGVASGNGKGQIFVKGEVIKTVPESKIVETLIEEAMKIAEQMEADGITSGEPTVAVAG; encoded by the coding sequence ATGCCGTCCGTTCCGACCAAGCTCGCCGAGCGCCGCAAGAGCCGGCAGATCCAGGTCGGGTCCGTGGCGGTCGGTGGAGACGCCCCGGTGTCGGTCCAGTCGATGACCACCACGCGTACGTCGGACATCGGCGCCACGCTGCAGCAGATCGCCGAGCTGACGGCGTCCGGCTGCCAGATCGTCCGCGTCGCCTGCCCCACGCAGGACGACGCCGACGCCCTCCCGGTGATCGCCCGCAAGTCGCAGATCCCGGTGATCGCGGACATCCACTTCCAGCCGAAGTACGTCTTCGCCGCGATCGAGGCCGGCTGCGCCGCCGTCCGCGTCAACCCGGGCAACATCAAGCAGTTCGACGACAAGGTCAAGGAGATCGCCCAGGCGGCGAACGACCACGGCACCCCGATCCGGATCGGCGTCAACGCCGGCTCCCTCGACCGCCGCCTCCTGCAGAAGTACGGCAAGGCCACCCCCGAGGCGCTGGTCGAGTCCGCCCTCTGGGAGGCCTCCCTCTTCGAGGAGCACGGCTTCCGGGACATCAAGATCTCGGTCAAGCACAACGACCCGGTCGTCATGGTCAACGCCTACCGCCAGCTCGCCGCCCAGTGCGACTACCCCCTCCACCTCGGCGTCACCGAGGCCGGCCCCGCCTTCCAGGGCACCATCAAGTCGGCCGTCGCCTTCGGCGCGCTGCTCTCCGAGGGCATCGGCGACACCATCCGCGTCTCCCTCTCGGCCCCGCCGGTCGAGGAGATCAAGGTCGGCAACCAGATCCTGGAGTCGCTGAACCTGAAGCCCCGCCGCCTCGAAATCGTCTCCTGCCCTTCTTGCGGCCGCGCCCAGGTCGACGTCTACAAGCTCGCCGAAGAGGTCACCGCCGGCCTCACCGGTATGGAGGTCCCCCTCCGCGTCGCCGTCATGGGCTGTGTCGTCAACGGCCCCGGCGAGGCCCGCGAGGCCGACCTCGGCGTCGCCTCCGGCAACGGCAAGGGCCAGATCTTCGTCAAGGGCGAGGTCATCAAGACCGTCCCCGAGTCCAAGATCGTCGAGACTCTCATCGAAGAGGCGATGAAGATCGCCGAGCAGATGGAGGCGGACGGCATCACCTCGGGCGAGCCGACGGTGGCGGTAGCGGGCTGA
- the dxr gene encoding 1-deoxy-D-xylulose-5-phosphate reductoisomerase produces the protein MSDSPAPLADPHLVFDPVDGARDVVILGSTGSIGTQAIDLVLRNPDRFRVTGLSAAGGRVQLLAEQAHRLRVRTVAVAREDVVPALREALAAAYGAGETLPEILAGPDAATALASSDCHTVLNGITGSIGLAPTLAALEAGRTLALANKESLIVGGPLVKAVAKPGQIIPVDSEHAALFQALASGTRADVRKLVVTASGGPFRGRTKAELADVTPADALAHPTWAMGPVITVNSATLVNKGLEVIEAHLLYDIPFDRIEVVVHPQSYVHSMVEFTDGSTMAQATPPDMRGPIAIGLGWPQRVPDAAPAFDWTKASSWEFFPLDNDAFPSVGLARHVGQLAGTAPAVFNAANEECVDAFLHGGLRFDAIMETVTRVVAEHGTPASGTSLTVADVLEAETWARARARELTTSTTSTGKPTERTTAEARA, from the coding sequence ATGAGCGACAGTCCAGCCCCTCTCGCCGATCCGCATCTCGTCTTCGACCCGGTCGACGGCGCACGGGACGTAGTGATCCTCGGATCGACCGGCTCGATCGGCACCCAGGCCATCGACCTCGTCCTGCGCAACCCGGACCGCTTCCGCGTCACCGGGCTCTCGGCCGCCGGAGGGCGGGTGCAGCTGCTGGCCGAACAGGCCCACCGGCTGCGTGTGCGGACCGTCGCCGTCGCCCGCGAGGACGTCGTACCGGCACTGCGCGAGGCCCTGGCCGCCGCCTACGGCGCCGGGGAGACCCTCCCCGAGATCCTGGCCGGCCCGGACGCGGCCACAGCCCTGGCGTCCTCCGACTGCCACACCGTGCTGAACGGCATCACCGGCTCCATCGGCCTCGCCCCGACCCTCGCCGCCCTGGAGGCGGGCCGCACCCTCGCGCTCGCCAACAAGGAGTCGCTCATCGTCGGCGGCCCGCTGGTGAAGGCGGTGGCGAAGCCCGGCCAGATCATCCCGGTCGACTCCGAGCACGCCGCCCTCTTCCAGGCCCTCGCCTCCGGCACCCGGGCCGACGTGCGCAAGCTCGTCGTCACCGCCTCCGGCGGCCCGTTCCGGGGCCGTACGAAGGCCGAGCTGGCCGACGTGACACCCGCCGACGCCCTCGCCCACCCCACCTGGGCCATGGGTCCGGTCATCACCGTGAACTCCGCGACCCTCGTGAACAAGGGCCTGGAGGTGATCGAGGCGCACCTCCTCTACGACATTCCCTTCGACCGCATTGAGGTCGTCGTGCACCCTCAGTCGTATGTCCACTCGATGGTTGAGTTCACGGACGGATCGACGATGGCCCAGGCGACGCCCCCCGACATGCGCGGGCCCATCGCCATCGGCCTCGGCTGGCCGCAGCGCGTCCCGGACGCCGCGCCCGCCTTCGACTGGACCAAGGCGTCCAGCTGGGAGTTCTTCCCCCTCGACAACGACGCGTTCCCGTCGGTCGGGCTCGCCCGCCACGTGGGGCAGCTCGCGGGCACCGCCCCGGCGGTGTTCAATGCGGCGAACGAGGAGTGCGTCGACGCGTTCCTGCACGGAGGTCTCCGGTTCGACGCGATCATGGAGACCGTCACACGGGTGGTGGCGGAGCACGGCACCCCCGCCTCGGGAACTTCCCTGACGGTGGCGGACGTCCTCGAAGCGGAGACCTGGGCGCGCGCCCGCGCCCGCGAACTGACCACCTCGACCACCTCGACCGGCAAACCCACCGAGCGGACGACCGCGGAGGCCCGTGCATGA
- a CDS encoding M50 family metallopeptidase, which produces MTTLMFILGIVVFVIGLAFSIAWHELGHFSTAKLFGVRVPQFMVGFGPTIWSKKKGETEYGVKAIPLGGYIRMIGMIPPGPDGRIESRSTSPWRVMIEDARAASFEELQPGDEDRLFYRRKPWKRVIVMFAGPFMNLILAFVIFLGVMMTFGAQTSTTTVSKVSDCVISASENRSKCKDSDKEAPAKAAGLKPGDRIVAFDGTPVEDWSALQADIRDNPGKQVTLTVDRGGEKVDLTPTLIKNQVSQTDGQGGYVKDKYVYAGWLGFTPAADILPLSFGQSVDRMGDMMENGVESLLSLPAKVPALWDATFGDGERAADSPMGVVGAARVGGEIFTMDIPATQQLASFLILLAGFNLSLFLFNMLPLLPLDGGHIAGALWESLRRNTAKVLRRPDPGPFDVAKLMPVAYVVAGIFVCFTLLVLIADLVNPVRIS; this is translated from the coding sequence ATGACGACCCTGATGTTCATCCTCGGCATAGTGGTCTTCGTGATCGGCCTGGCGTTCTCGATCGCGTGGCACGAGCTGGGCCACTTCTCGACCGCCAAACTCTTCGGCGTCCGCGTGCCCCAGTTCATGGTGGGCTTCGGCCCGACCATCTGGTCGAAGAAGAAGGGCGAGACCGAGTACGGCGTCAAGGCGATCCCGCTCGGCGGTTACATCCGCATGATCGGCATGATCCCGCCCGGCCCGGACGGCAGGATCGAGAGCCGCTCGACCTCCCCGTGGCGCGTCATGATCGAGGACGCCCGCGCGGCCTCCTTCGAGGAGCTCCAGCCCGGCGACGAGGACCGTCTCTTCTACCGGCGCAAGCCGTGGAAGCGCGTCATCGTGATGTTCGCCGGGCCCTTCATGAACCTGATCCTGGCCTTCGTGATCTTCCTCGGCGTGATGATGACCTTCGGCGCCCAGACCTCGACGACCACGGTCAGCAAGGTCTCGGACTGTGTCATCTCCGCCAGTGAGAACCGCTCGAAGTGCAAGGACAGCGACAAGGAGGCCCCCGCCAAGGCGGCGGGCCTGAAGCCCGGCGACAGGATCGTCGCCTTCGACGGCACCCCCGTCGAGGACTGGTCCGCCCTGCAGGCCGACATCCGCGACAACCCCGGCAAGCAGGTCACGCTCACCGTGGACCGGGGCGGCGAGAAGGTCGACCTGACCCCCACCCTCATCAAGAACCAGGTCAGCCAGACCGACGGCCAGGGCGGCTACGTCAAGGACAAGTACGTGTACGCCGGCTGGCTCGGCTTCACCCCCGCCGCCGACATCCTCCCGCTCTCCTTCGGCCAGTCCGTCGACCGCATGGGCGACATGATGGAGAACGGCGTCGAGTCCCTGCTCTCCCTGCCCGCCAAGGTCCCCGCCCTGTGGGACGCCACCTTCGGCGACGGCGAGCGCGCGGCGGACTCACCCATGGGCGTGGTCGGCGCGGCCCGCGTCGGCGGCGAGATCTTCACCATGGACATCCCCGCCACCCAGCAGCTCGCCAGCTTCCTGATCCTGCTGGCCGGCTTCAACCTCTCCCTGTTCCTGTTCAACATGCTCCCGCTGCTCCCGCTCGACGGCGGGCACATCGCGGGCGCCCTGTGGGAGTCGCTGCGCCGGAACACGGCCAAGGTGCTGCGCCGGCCCGACCCCGGCCCGTTCGACGTGGCCAAGCTGATGCCCGTCGCGTACGTGGTGGCCGGCATCTTCGTCTGCTTCACGCTGCTCGTGCTGATCGCGGACCTCGTGAACCCGGTGCGCATCTCCTAG